GAATTAATATCATCTCATCAAGAAAAGAGGAATCAAAACCAACAAACAATTCAAGAACTACAAGCTTAACCAAGTTTACATTTTAACTGACTCTGAAGTAATGCCTGTTGCTCTGGTTCTACAGTTTTTTTGCATTGTATTAAAAAGGAGAGCAATGCCCATCTTTTGAATACAAGCAGCACGAACAACAGGTAACTAACTAATAACTAAACAAACAAATCAAGAGGTAAATGCCCAAACATTTCATTAACTCCTCCCTGAGAATAAGATTGACAGCTAACAAGTACACCACGATGATGTCCTGAGTAAGAATCAAGGTAGCACAAGCCATTTTTCCCATTTAATTTGATGTAGACTGGACCCTCCATCATAGGTAGATCGCTAGGTGCTTCATAACCAAAGGCATGGGAATAAGTTTTCATTGCCAACATTCCTTCTTCAGCAGTATCAGCACAGATACCTAAAATTTGATAGTCAGAAAGATTTGCAAATAAAATTAACGCTTCACGGACTGCAGCCTTTTCTGATGATTTGAGATTGGGGGCAATGTCTACGCAGTTAAATTTATTAAGAATTTTTTTAGCTTCTTGAATGTTCAAATTGTTTTGTTGTCGATTGGTCATATATGAATTTATGATCCTTGATGTGTTATTCGTCATTGGTCACTGGTTACTGGTCACTGGTCACTGGTCACTGATTACCGATCGCTAGTCACTGTATTGCCTAAGTTAAAAAGAAATGGCGCGCTACTCTTAGAATCGCTATCCATAACCAGAACTTTTGGCATTTGAGCACCGCCACTTTTCCAAGCTTCAATAGCTTCTTTCTGCAAAACTAACTGTCCCCCTTGAGCTTTCAACGTTTCGGCTAATAGTCTTTGGGCTTCTGCTTTACCCTTAGCACGATTGATATCTGCTTGTGCTTCTTGTTCAGCTTCTTGTGCTACATAAACTGCTCTTTGTGCTCTTTGTTCGGCAATTTGTTTTTCTTCTACTGCTCTAGCAAACTCTGGAGAAAACGTTAAGTCTACTACACTAGTATCCAGTACTATTATTCCATATTTATCTAAGCGTTGCCCCAAGGCTGCGTCAAAGTCTTCTTTTAATTCACTCCTTTTAGTAATAGCTTCTTCTACTGTTCTTCTGGCAGCTGCAATTTTGAAGGATTCTTGTGTTTGTGGGGCAATAATTTTGGTAACAATATTTTCTAGTGTCCCTTGTTTCCTTCTAATTTGAACAACCTGGATGGGGTCGATGCGAAAGTTAATTGCAAATCTTGCTGTTAAAGTTTGCAAATCCTTTGTCGAACTCTCTGCAGGAACCTCAAACTTTTGTACTGTTAAATCATACACATCCACTACTGAAATAAAAGGTGGTATGAGGTGGATACCTTCTATCAAAACTCCATCTTTAGCTTTACCCAAAATACTCAGTACCCCTGCTTGTCCGGGGTTGATAATAATGAAGGAATTTAAGCTTAAAGCGACAAGTAT
This genomic interval from Scytonema hofmannii PCC 7110 contains the following:
- a CDS encoding DUF1824 family protein gives rise to the protein MTNRQQNNLNIQEAKKILNKFNCVDIAPNLKSSEKAAVREALILFANLSDYQILGICADTAEEGMLAMKTYSHAFGYEAPSDLPMMEGPVYIKLNGKNGLCYLDSYSGHHRGVLVSCQSYSQGGVNEMFGHLPLDLFV
- a CDS encoding prohibitin family protein, whose translation is MKNQQFANWQITVLGIVAAILVALSLNSFIIINPGQAGVLSILGKAKDGVLIEGIHLIPPFISVVDVYDLTVQKFEVPAESSTKDLQTLTARFAINFRIDPIQVVQIRRKQGTLENIVTKIIAPQTQESFKIAAARRTVEEAITKRSELKEDFDAALGQRLDKYGIIVLDTSVVDLTFSPEFARAVEEKQIAEQRAQRAVYVAQEAEQEAQADINRAKGKAEAQRLLAETLKAQGGQLVLQKEAIEAWKSGGAQMPKVLVMDSDSKSSAPFLFNLGNTVTSDR